The Candidatus Nomurabacteria bacterium DNA segment CTCAAACATTTTGACTGTTTCTGAAATCGGCCGCATTGTGAAAATACAAAACGGTCAAGGGATTGTTGTTTTTGGGATACTGATCTCGCTCTTTATACTTGGTGGGTTATTTAACTTTATTAGAAAAACGATTAAAGCGAGGGGAATCGAGAGAAAACAGAACCGGCTTGTATTGGTGGGGCTTATTTTTACTTTTGCACTTATTTTTACATTTAATTTTATTTTGCCAGCCTTCTTCGATAGACCAGGATTTATACCACTTGGGGCACTTTTTGTCTTTCCTTTTGTCGCTTTTGTTTCCTACGCTATCATCAAACACGGCTTGCTCAATATCAAGGTCGTCACGACAGAAATTCTCACCTTTATTCTTTCGGTCGTTACTTTTGTCGAGGTTCTTTTTTCCGATGATCTAGCGCAGATAATTTTCCGGAGCGGCGTTTTTGTTTTGGTTTTAATTTTTGGTATTCTGCTGATCAAAAGTGTTCGTCGAGAAGTGGAGCAACGAGAAAAAATTGAAATACTTGCAGAAGAACTAACCATTGCTAATGAAAGACTGAAGGAACTAGATAAACAGAAGACGGAATTTTTATCAATTGCGTCGCATCAATTACGTGCACCGTTGACGGCAATCAAAGGTTATTCCTCTTTAATTTTAGAGCATTCCTTTGGTGATATTGGTGAGAAGGTTCGTGGGGCGGTCGATATAATCTTCCAGTCTAGCCAGAAACTCGTCACAGTTATTGAGGATTTCTTGAACATAACCAGAATTGAGTTAGGTAAAATGAAGTATGAAATGGGTCCAACGGATATGAAAGCCTTGGTAGAGACAGCGGTGAAGGAACTTGGTCCGCAGATTGAGAAGAGGGGTCTAGTGCTTGACGTAGAAATTCCCGCTGGTTTGAGTTTCGTGGTTACCGCTGATAGTGGAAAAATTGCTCAGGTGATTGGTAATCTAATCGACAACGCAACGAAGTACACCAAGGAGGGATCAATTACCATTGCACTTTCTCGACCAATTGGCATCGGGAAGGTGAGACTTGCAATTACCGATACGGGTGTTGGGCTTACCCCAGGAGCGCACGCCAAGTTATTTGAGAAGTTTATTAGAGCCACGGACGCGGGTAAGATTAATATCATTGGCACAGGACTCGGTCTCTATGTGGCCAAACAAATTGTGGAAGCACACAATGGTAAAATTTGGGCTGAATCACCAGGACCGGGGAAGGGGAGCACTTTTTACGTAGAATTATGATTTTTAAAAAGATAGTGTTGTCTATGAAGTTTAGAAATTAGATCAAAACAATCTGCCTTAGAAGAACCGAGACCCCAAAATTAAACCCGTTATCTTTCATGTTAAAATTAAAATAAACGTGGTAAAGTAGAGAATCATGTCTGGGGATAAAAAAATATTACTGTCTGGTGTTAAACCTTCTGGTACCGTACACATCGGTAACTACTTCGGCGCACTGAAACAATTTGTCGATTTTCAGAATGATTATCGTGCCCTAATTATGATCGCCGATCTCCACGCCCTCACCACACTCCATGATCCAGCAGAACTACGAAAGAATATTCTAGAACTCACGGCGGCCTATTTGGCAATTGGTCTCGACCCGGAGAAGGTCACACTTTTCAAGCAATCTGATATTCTAGAGCACACTCAGGCCGCTTGGATTTTCAGTTGTCTTACCACGATGCCGTATCTTATGCGTTCCCACGCCTTCAAAGATGCTGAGACTAAAAACAAAGAAGTAAACACCGGTCTCTTTACCTACCCAATCTTAATGGCCGCGGATATTTTACTTTATTCACCGGATGTTGTTCCCGTTGGCCAAGATCAGAAACAACATTTAGAGATCGCTCGCGACATGGCCGAGAAGTTTAATCGTGTTTATGGTGAGGTATTCAAGTTACCAGAGCCACTGATTCTAGAAAATGTGAAAACCGTAGTTGGTTTAGACGGCCAGAAAATGAGTAAAAGTTATCACAATACGATTCCCTTATTTGCTACGGAGCGCGAATTGAAGCAGTTGGTTATGAGTATGAAAACTGATTCAAAAGGAGAAGAAGAACCCAAAAATCCAGAGGAATGTGGTGTTTTTGCACTACATAAACTTTTTAGTCAGGCTGATTTGGCAGAACTTAAGAAGCGGTATGTGGAAGGGAAAATTGGATATAAGGAATCAAAGGAGATTTTAGCAAAAAATATGAACGCTTACTTGGCGCCAATGAGGGAAAAATACGATTTCTTAATCAAGGACGAAAAAAGTTTGTCCGATATTCTCGCAAACGGAGCGAATTCAGCTCGAGAAATTGCTTCAGCAAAAATGGCCGAGATGAGGAAAAGTGTCGGTGTTAGTTTCTAGAAAACAAAACATGTTAACTACTCTTGATGGCCGCATGGTGTCAGAAAAAATCGCCGCTGAACTAAGTCTGGAGATTAAGAGGTTAAAGATAGAACCAGGGTTGGCGATTATTCAGGTCGGGGATTTGGCTACTTCTAGTCTTTATATCAAACGTAAAATCGCATTCGCCAATAAGATTGGAGTGAGGGTGGATCATCTTAGGTTTTCGGAGGATTCTTACCAAGACGAACTACTTTCGGAAATTGATAAACTTAATCATAATAATGATGTTGGTGGAATTATTGTTCAGCTTCCTCTCCCAAACAAATTAGATAAGTCAAAAATTGTGGAGGAGATTGCCCCCGAGAAAGACGTAGACGGTCTGCGGGTGGGGAGCATTTTTACTCCCGCTACCGCTCGTGGAATTTTGTCGCTTTTGGATCACTACCAAATTAAAATTTCCGGTAAGAGAGTCGTGGTGGTTGGGAGGTCTACTTTAGTGGGTAAACCTATTGCCCGTGCTCTTCTTTCCCGGGGTGCGACGGTCACAATCTGCCATCGTCAGACTCAAAATTTGGCAGACGAAACAAGACGGGCGGATATTTTGGTTGTTGCCGCCGGCTCACCTCACTTGATTAAAGAAAATTACGTTAAGCCAGGGCAGGTCGTGATTGATGTCGGTCTTTCTTCGACGGGGGAGGGAAAGTTGCTTGGCGATGTGGATCAGGTTTCAGTTAGAGAAATTGTGTCCGCCATTTCACCTGTCCCGGGTGGAGTGGGTCCGATGACGGTCGTGTCACTTTTTCTTAACCTCTTGGACGCTTACAAATCAAAATAATCGTGCTAAACTGACGGAAAATGAAAAATCGAATTTGTCTTAAAGACTTATCAAGTGAGGTCGGAAAGGAGGTCAAAATGGCCGGCTGGGTGGATGTGCGACGCGATCATGGTAAGCTCGTTTTCATCGATTTGCGAGATGTAACTGGCAAAGTACAAATGGTGATACTACCCACCGTGGAAGCCTACCTTGTCGCCCAAGAGGTGCGACCGGAATGGGTTGTAGAGGTAGACGGCGTAGTCCAGAAACGCCCAGAAAAACTTATCAATAAAGACGAGAAGAATGGCGAAATCGAGGTTCAAGTAAGTCAGATGCGGGTATTGAGCGAAGCCGAAACATCGCCAATTCCGATTATCCAAACTAATTATGACGACGAAGCTGAAGCGCCACTGCGATTTGATTATCGTTGGCTCGATTTGCGCCAACCGAAGAAGGCGGAAATATTCGAAGTTTGGACGGAAATGGAAAGAGGTTTTCGTGATTTCTGGTTGGAAAATAATTTCCGACAAATTTACACCCCTTCTCTCATGAATACACCAAGTGAGAGTGGCGCGGAAGTCTTCGAGATCAATTATTTTGACCGCAAGGCCTATCTGGCTCAATCACCTCAATTTTATAAACAAATGGCGATGGCCGCTGGCCTAGAAAGAGTGTTTATGGTTGGTCCGGTTTTCCGCGCGGAGCCATCCTTCACTACTCGCCACCTTACCGAGTTTACCGGTTGGGACTTTGAGATGTCCTATATCGATTCCCATCATGATGTCATGGATCTTGAGGAGGGGCTCATTATTTCTGGCTTTAAGGCTGTGGCACAAAAATTCCCAGAACTAGACTTGACGATTCCCGCACGACCATTTCCACGGATCACAATGGTGGAGGCAAAAGAAATCTTAACCAAAGCTGGTGTTTTTGGTGGTGAAGAACATGACCTCTCGCCAGAAGAAGAGAGAGCATTGTCGGAATATGTAAAAAGGAAGATGAATCATGAGTTCGTTTTTGTTACCGATTATCATGAATCTAAAAGCGCCTTCTATCACATGAGACATGAGGACGATAATACTCGAAGCAAACGTGCCGACCTACTTTTCCGGGGGATTGAAGTAACGACTCTGGCACAGAGAGAGCATCGTCTGGCCATTTTAGAGAAACAAGCCGTTGCGAAAGGGATGAAATTAGAACCGCTAAACGATTATTTAAACTTTTTTAGATACGGTTGTCCGCCACACGGTGGGGCTGGTATCGGCCCGGGACGACTGATTATGAAACTCTTAGATCTGCCCAATGTCCGAGAAGCCACCTACTTACCACGAGACGTTAAACGTCTGAACCCCTAAATACTGAAAATAAAAAAACGCCTACCACGATTAAGTGATAGGCGTTTTATTTACAGACAAAGATCAATTACACTGACGGACACCCGCTATCGTCGATTTCTATTTCTGGGAAATGGTGTTTCTGGAAAAATCGATCACAGTTCTCTTCAACTAAGCCGAGTTGATGCATCGCTTCGTGGGCAGGAGAAAATACATTGCGCCTAAACAATTCCGCTTGAGTAATCTCCCCCTTGTTCTGGTGGTCTATGATCGTCTGAGCGAGATCGAAAAGTATCTTCTCGGCATCAACTCACCAAATCCTTACGGGAGGCACTAGACATGTTGCATAGCCCGATAGAGCTATGTCCGCTGAATGTCTCCAGTGCCTTAGCGAATCCTTTCGCACTGGCTTTTTCTGAGTGAGTTGCACCTCCACTAATTAGCTTTGACATTAGCACAATGATTACCGCCAGGAAAATCGTGAGACCGGCGGATGAATTGAGCTTTTGTACTTCAGTCGTCATGGTGACAGCAAAGATTATTCCCAATGCAAACAGGAAAATAAACTTTGCTCCCAATCGCTCATGAGAGAATTCTTCTTTCATCGCTGCTCTCATCGGATCGACATCAGTTTGCAACTCCCAGTTTCTCCTTAGGCATTGGGGGATCTCGGAATCCCTATGCATTTGTCGAAGATCTAACATCATTCACCTCGTTTTGGCCCACTTGTTTTTTTGGAATGGCGGTTTCAGGCCGCGCATCCCAAGACTGCTACCTTAAGGCCACTATTGGCAGTCCGGTCGGATTATAGCAAGACTTATTAACATTTGTCAATGCCACTAGAGGCATGCTAAAATTAGAGGGTAAAATGCCCGAAAATTTCCAAATTAAACTAGTCGACTTTGAGGGACCAATCGAGGTCTTATTGCGGTTGATTGAGGAAAAAAAACTCCATATTTCGCAAGTCTCACTGGCGGCGGTGGCAGATGATTTTGTGACCCACTTGGGAAAAATCGAGAATGGAAATAAAGAACAGATGGCTAATTTTATTCTTGTCGCCTCCACCCTTATGTTAATTAAGTCCATCTCCCTTCTACCCAAGCTTCAGGTGACCGAAGAAGAGAAGGGAAGCATGGAAGATCTAGAGAAACGTCTGCAACTCTATCAGGAAATAAAAAAATTAAGTGAAAATATCAAAGTAAATTATGGTAAGAAAATCATCTTTGCCCGAGAACCAGGCAAAGAAATTGTGTCCGTCTTCTCGCCGAGTCGCGATTTAAACCTAGCCAATTTGAAGTTGGCTCTGGAGCGCGTAATCGCTAATTTACCAAAAGTAGAAAAGCTTCCAGAAGTAATAGTCCAGAAAGTGCTTAGTCTAGAGGAGGCGATTGAAAGCTTGGCCACCCGAGTTCAGAGTGCCCTCAAAACCAGTTTCCAACATTTTGTAAAAGATAAAAAAGAAAAAGTTAACATTATCGTAAGTTTTCTTGGAATGCTGGAATTGGTGAAACGGGGGATTGTCCAGGTAGAACAAGCATCACACTTTCAGGATATAGCAATTGAGACGACAAGTACCATTGTTCCCAAATACGGCTAATCGGGCTATAATCCAAAGAACATGAAGACGGAAGCGCTAATTGAGGCGATACTTTTCTGGCATACCGAACCGATGACCATGGCAGAGCTCACTCGGGCGATTGGCCGGGGCGAAACAGAAATTCGTGAAGCATTAGCTGTTTTAGACAGAAACTTGGAAAGCAGGGGGGTGCAATTGGTTTATAAAGATGATGAAGTGATGCTTGGTTCACATCCAGAAGCAAGTGAGGTAATTGAAAGGTTGGCCAAGGAGGAAATGTCCCAGGATCTTGGACGGGCGAGTTTAGAAACCCTAACAATCGTGCTTTACCGGGGGCCAGTCAGCCGGGCGCGAATTGATTATCTGCGTGGTGTTAACTCCAGCTTCATTCTCCGGCACCTAATGATCCGTGGTTTAGTGGAACGTGTGCCGAATCCAGAAGATGCCCGCTCCTTCCTCTATCGCCCAACCTTTGAATTATTACAGAACCTGGGCGTGAAGAGGGTTGAGGATTTACCAGATTACGCTTCTCTCGTGGACAAACTATAATTTTCTTATGACATTGAATGTTTTAAAGATTCTGATCCCCATTACGCTTTCATTTTTTGTTGGCATATTCGTAACGCCGTTGTTGACTCGGTATCTTTATAAAAACAAGATGTGGAAAAAACGGGCGGGCAAGATTGATCCCTCTGGACACGAAACACCAATTTTCAACCGACTCCATGCTACTCGCGAGGTCGGGACTCCTCGTCTGGGAGGTATCGTTATCTGGGGAAGTGTCGTTATCACCGTAATTATACTCTCGCTTTTTGACTCTTTCTCAGCCAGTGATTTCTCCAGCAAAATTAACTTTCTCAGCCGGAATCAAACCTGGATTCCTTTTGCCACATTAATTTTCGCCTCAATCATTGGGATGTTTGACGATTTGCTAGAGATTAAGAGCGGTAACGGCGGCTTATCGTTTAAGAAGCGTCTGCTTATCGTGGTTATGCTTGGTCTCGTTATTGCCTGGTGGTTTTATACAAAGTTAGAGATATACTCACTCTTCATTCCGTTCTGGGGTAGCGTCACGATTGGCTGGCTCCTAATTCCTCTTTTCCTTACCGTGATTGTCGGACTTTTTTCAAGCGGAGTGATTGATGGTTTAGATGGTTTGGCTGGTGGCGTAATGGCCACAATCTTTGCAAGCTACTCTGTAATCGCTTTCTCACAGAATCAGATCGATTTGGCCGCCTTCTCTGCTGCTGTCGCTGGCGCGACGCTGGCCTTTCTCTGGTTTAATATACCGCCGGCCCGTTTCTATATGTCGGAGACAGGAATTCTTGGCCTCACTACGACTCTCGCTGTAGTAGCTTTTCTCACCGACTCGGTGTTTGTTTTACCTCTAATCGCACTGCCCCTAACGCTTACAGTCATTTCAAATATCCTTCAGCTTTCTTCGAAAAAGTGGCGTAATGGTAAAAAAGTTTTTCTCGTCGCCCCGCTTCACCATCATTTTGAAGCGCTGGGTTGGCCGGCATCAAAGGTGGTAATGCGTTACTGGATTATCAGTATCATTGCCGCAATTATCGGTGTGATTATTACTCTAATTGGACACTGATGAGTTCCAAACGTCGTCCAAGTCGTCCTTTCTTCTTTCTCGTTGTTTCCCTGACACTAACTGGTTTTTTTATTTTCTTTTCGGCTTCGCTTGGATTACTTTCTCGATCTGGAGCGGAGTTTAGCGGTGTCACACTCAAGCAATTCCTGATCATGATGGTTGGGCTGGCGGCGCTTCTGATCGTCTCCAAGATT contains these protein-coding regions:
- a CDS encoding bifunctional 5,10-methylenetetrahydrofolate dehydrogenase/5,10-methenyltetrahydrofolate cyclohydrolase, with the protein product MLTTLDGRMVSEKIAAELSLEIKRLKIEPGLAIIQVGDLATSSLYIKRKIAFANKIGVRVDHLRFSEDSYQDELLSEIDKLNHNNDVGGIIVQLPLPNKLDKSKIVEEIAPEKDVDGLRVGSIFTPATARGILSLLDHYQIKISGKRVVVVGRSTLVGKPIARALLSRGATVTICHRQTQNLADETRRADILVVAAGSPHLIKENYVKPGQVVIDVGLSSTGEGKLLGDVDQVSVREIVSAISPVPGGVGPMTVVSLFLNLLDAYKSK
- the aspS gene encoding aspartate--tRNA(Asn) ligase, producing the protein MKNRICLKDLSSEVGKEVKMAGWVDVRRDHGKLVFIDLRDVTGKVQMVILPTVEAYLVAQEVRPEWVVEVDGVVQKRPEKLINKDEKNGEIEVQVSQMRVLSEAETSPIPIIQTNYDDEAEAPLRFDYRWLDLRQPKKAEIFEVWTEMERGFRDFWLENNFRQIYTPSLMNTPSESGAEVFEINYFDRKAYLAQSPQFYKQMAMAAGLERVFMVGPVFRAEPSFTTRHLTEFTGWDFEMSYIDSHHDVMDLEEGLIISGFKAVAQKFPELDLTIPARPFPRITMVEAKEILTKAGVFGGEEHDLSPEEERALSEYVKRKMNHEFVFVTDYHESKSAFYHMRHEDDNTRSKRADLLFRGIEVTTLAQREHRLAILEKQAVAKGMKLEPLNDYLNFFRYGCPPHGGAGIGPGRLIMKLLDLPNVREATYLPRDVKRLNP
- a CDS encoding segregation/condensation protein A, translated to MPENFQIKLVDFEGPIEVLLRLIEEKKLHISQVSLAAVADDFVTHLGKIENGNKEQMANFILVASTLMLIKSISLLPKLQVTEEEKGSMEDLEKRLQLYQEIKKLSENIKVNYGKKIIFAREPGKEIVSVFSPSRDLNLANLKLALERVIANLPKVEKLPEVIVQKVLSLEEAIESLATRVQSALKTSFQHFVKDKKEKVNIIVSFLGMLELVKRGIVQVEQASHFQDIAIETTSTIVPKYG
- the trpS gene encoding tryptophan--tRNA ligase, giving the protein MSGDKKILLSGVKPSGTVHIGNYFGALKQFVDFQNDYRALIMIADLHALTTLHDPAELRKNILELTAAYLAIGLDPEKVTLFKQSDILEHTQAAWIFSCLTTMPYLMRSHAFKDAETKNKEVNTGLFTYPILMAADILLYSPDVVPVGQDQKQHLEIARDMAEKFNRVYGEVFKLPEPLILENVKTVVGLDGQKMSKSYHNTIPLFATERELKQLVMSMKTDSKGEEEPKNPEECGVFALHKLFSQADLAELKKRYVEGKIGYKESKEILAKNMNAYLAPMREKYDFLIKDEKSLSDILANGANSAREIASAKMAEMRKSVGVSF
- a CDS encoding SMC-Scp complex subunit ScpB — protein: MKTEALIEAILFWHTEPMTMAELTRAIGRGETEIREALAVLDRNLESRGVQLVYKDDEVMLGSHPEASEVIERLAKEEMSQDLGRASLETLTIVLYRGPVSRARIDYLRGVNSSFILRHLMIRGLVERVPNPEDARSFLYRPTFELLQNLGVKRVEDLPDYASLVDKL